The genomic segment TCTGCGAAATTTACCAGTAACCCTATTTCTTTATCCACTGCTCTAAGGTATGATCTAACCTGATTATAATACTTCCCACTTATCTCCTCAACAGTTTTAATCTCTACCACAATCTCATCTTCAACAAAAAGATCAAGTCTATGAACCCCAACCTCGACACCTTGATAGAATATCTTGACTTCTTTTTCTGATTCAAAGATGATGTTCTGTCTTGCAAACTCAACCTTCAAGGCATTGTGATAGATGCTCTCCAGAAAACCAGGTCCTAACTTTTTATGGACATTAATACAGGCATTAATAATCCTATCAGTTAACTCTTCTTTTCTCCACTTCTCCATCTTCTCCCTTTCTCCTCATTTTTATCCTACCTGAACCCTTACTTATACACAGCCAGTTGGCTTGGGCAGACCAGCAATTTTACAGGCTTGTTTTGCTGGACCTGCTGGGAAAAGTTCATAAAGATATTTGTTATTTCCTTTTTCAGGACCAAACATCTTTGCCATCTCTTTTATCAAAATCTTAATCATTGGCGCAATTTGATATTCCTTGTAATAATTTCTTAAGAAATTCACCACTTCCCACCGGCGTTCATCCAGCTCAATATCCTCAGTTTTAGCAATGTGCACCGCGACTTCCTCAGTCCAATCATCTAAATTTTGGAGATACCCTTCTTCATCCGTCTCATAAGTTTTTCCTTTAAATTCAAAACCTGGCATAATTTTACACCTCCTCTTTGTTTGGCAATTTATCTCTTATTAAAAGAGTTGTCATTATTGTAAAGTAGAGAGTAGAGAGTAGAGAGTAGAGAGTAGAGAGAAAATTTTTCCTCCACCCTGTTTTTTCCCTATTTTCATTCTCATTTGTGAACCCACGGTTCATAGGCGTTTCCCCTGAAAATCGGGACTCGGGACTCGGGGTTCGGGAAGAAAGAAACTCTCAGCAATTCCCCCTTAATAAAGGGGGTTAGGGGGTTGTCCTTCTCCCATTTTCATTGCCCTTTGTGAGCCTTGGCTCATGTCCGTTTCCTCTGAAAATAGCGAATTAGTGAATTAGTATAGTATCCACAGATTCGTATCTTATGGTTTAGAACAGATATTCCCCCTTAATAAAGGGGGTTAGGGGGTTGTTCTTCCATTATTTTCATCCCCCTTTGTGAGCCGCAGGCTCATGAGCGTTTCTCCTTGAACCTGACAACCATTGCCTGTTGTTTCACTTTAGATGGCTAAATAGTTATAAAAGAAATACAATTTTATCATAGAAATTCAAATATGTTAAGTAAAAAAAATTAATAAGTCTATAAAAATTATTTATAGGCTTTACCTCTTTCCACAAAACTGACAAATTGTTGTGCCCAGTGTGGGACTCCGAGGCTGTGGAAATGAGTATATGAGGCAATAACATTTTTATAGATAATTCCATCGTGCCTACCATTTACACCTTTACCACGAATAACATTATAGCCAAAATCCAGTTGAGCAGGATTAGTAATCTGTGAGTAGTGGAACTCATGGCCTCTAATTTTTCCATCGAAATTAAACCACTGATTTTTAGTGGTGGTTTGCAAAATTACATAACCGTGTCCTTGCGGTTTTTCATACACACAAATATCACACGGAATAGCACCGACCATTTCTTTAGTTATGCCCTGATAAGATATATTTCTGGCTAAATACATCAAACCACCGCATTCTGCATAGACTGGTATTCCTTGTTCTATGGAGGTGCGAATATCTGTTAGCAATGATTTATTTTTGGATAAACTTTCGATGAATATTTCCGGAAAACCGCCTCCAAAATACAACCCATCTACTTGAGGTAATTTATCATCAGTCAAGGTATTGAACGGCACAAGCTCTGCCCCTGCTCTGGCAAGTGCGTCCAAATTATCTTTGTAATAAAAGGTAAATACCGGGTCTCTGGCTATGCCTATTTTGACTACTGGCGAAGGTATTTGATACTCTTGTTTTTTTAATGTAGGTAAAGAAAAGGCATCTTTTGAAAGGCTAATAACCTTATCTAAATCTACATAATTTTGTATTACTGCGGCAATAGATTCAATTACAGAAATAAGATTTAATTCTTCTTTGATTGGAATTAATCCTAAATGTCGCTCTTTAATTTCAATCTCTGATAGTCTTGGTATAGCACCTAAAATCTCTAAATCAGAATGTTTATAAATGGCTTCTTTTAGTTTTACCTCATGTCGTGTCGAGGCAACATTATTTAAAATTATGCCTGAAATTAAATTATCCGGGTCAAAATGTTGATAACCAAAGACAAGCGGGGCAACGCCGTAAGTCATTCGACTGGCATCAATAACTAATAAAACTGGGGTTTTGAGAATTTTAGATAAATATGAGGTGCTGTCTTTACCATCAATATCCAGGCCATCATAAAAACCCATATTCCCTTCAATGAGGCTTAAATCTGTATCCTGACTTGCCTGCTGGAAAGCCTCGCATATTTTTTTCTCTCCCATCATAAAGAAATCCAGATTAAGACATTCCTTTCCTGCGGCGGCTGTTAGCCACATTGGGTCGATATAATCAGGTCCCTTTTTAAAAGGCTGGATGATTAGCCCACGCTTTCTCAAAGCCGCACATAACCCAATACATATCGTTGTCTTTCCTGAACTTCTATGAGCTGCCGAAATGATAATTCTGGACATTTATTCTTCTTTATTTACCGTGCCTTTTAATACCTTTATTTTAAGTTTTTGGGTGGTGTCTGAAAATAACTCTAATAGTGAAATCTATGCAGATTTGGTGTCCAAAAGGGAGTAACCGTTCAGGGCTATACATTAGAAGTGTAAACAAGGAGAAATGGGGAAAAGGGAGAATTGGAGAAATGGCTCAAACTTTTTCTTGCCCTACCCTTCGGACATCAATCCTAGATTAAGACACCACCGAAAAAACAGGTGGAGGAAAGATTTTCTCTCTACTCTCTACTTTCTACTCTCTACTTCCTAATTTTCAGGAGAATGCTTACTCTTATTTACCAATGGGAATCCCATTGTTTCTCGTATTTTAATATACCCCTGGGCACATTGTCGGGCTAAATTGCGTATTCTGGCGATATAACCTGTGCGTTCGGTGACGCTAATTGCCCCGCGGGCATCTAAGATATTAAATGTATGAGAGCATTTTAATACACAGTCATAAGCCGGGAAGATGAGGTCTTTTTTTATTAATCTTATTGCTTCTTTTTCGAACATTTGGAATAATTTAAAATACATCTTAACATTGGCGGCTTCAAAATTATATTTAGAAAACTCAACCTCGGTTTGGTGATGCACCTCACCATATTTAACTCCATTACCCCATTCAATATCAAATACAGAATTTTTCCCTTGCAGATACATTGTGATTCGTTCAAGACCGTAAGTAAGTTCAACTGAGATAGGTTCAAGTGGCAAACTGCCGACTTGCTGGAAGTAAGTGAACTGGGTTACCTCCATCCCATCAAGCCAAACCTCCCAGCCTAACCCGGCAGCACCGAGTGTCGGAGATTCCCAATCATCTTCAACAAATCGTATATCGTGTTCTAATGGATTTATCCCAAGGGCAATCAGGCTATTCAGATAAGTTTGTTGAATATTTTCCGGTGAGGGTTTGATAATTACCTGAAATTGATAATAATGTTGAAGCCGGTTAGGATTTTCTCCATATCGACCATCAGTTGGTCTGCGAGATGGCTCAACATAAGCTACCTTCCATGGTTCAGGACCTAAAACCCGTAAAAATGTCGCCGGATTAAAAGTCCCTGCCCCAACTTCAATATCATAAGGTTGTGTAACTAAACAACCTTGCGATTTCCAAAAAGATTGTAAATTTAATATTATCTCTTGAAATGTCATTTTTACATCCCCTGATAAAATAATTTTAATCCTTTTCCCATAGCTGGCAGCACCTGTTTCTTTCGCGAAAAAATACCTTTCAAGAATAACTCTTCATCTATTCCTTCAAAGGCTAATTCGATAATTTTAGGATTTCCAGCAAAGATTAAATTACTTCCTTCTTTTAAAATATCTGTAATTAACATCATCGCTAATTCTAATTTATGTTGTTCTTTAAGTATATTTAACTCTTTCAAAAACAAATCTTTCAACTTAAGTAAATTATAAGAATCAACCGTTTCAAATTGCCCGATACCGATATTTTTGTTCTCTATTTTATATTCTTTGTAATTAGCCAGAATTATTTCTTTAACAGATTTCTTTTCAATTATGGACGAATGGCGAAACATATCAAGTCCAAATTCATTTATATCCACATTTGCCGCTAAGGCAAGTTTTTTGGCAATAGTTATATCTTTTTGGGTAGTAGTTGTTGATTTAAAAATAAGTGTATCAGATAAAATCCCGGCAAGGAGTATGCCGGCTATTTTTTTAGAAGGACTAATAAAATGTTGTTCATATCTTGCCGCAATTAATGTGGCTGTAGAGCCCACAGGTTCACCCGTAAATAAGATAGGCATTCTACTCTGAATATCTCCAAGGCGGTGATGGTCAATAATCTCAATAATCTCTGCCTCTTCAATCCCTTCTGCAGATTGAAATATCTCATTATGGTCAACCAATATTACTTTTCTACCCATAGCCTGTAGCAGGTCTCTTGCGGTAATTATTCCTATTACCTTACCCAACTCATCCACCACAGGCATAGAGCGGGCAGGGGAATTAATTATCATCCCTTTTGCTTCATTAAGTCGTGTCTCTGGGGTTAAGGAAGGAATATTTGTATTCATCAGTGTTTCAACCCCGGCTGAAAGTTTTGTTAGTCTAACTGAGGTAATCGTGTCATAAGGAGAAATAATGAGTGTTGTGTTTGATTTTGTCGCCAGGTCAACTACTTCTTGAGCAGGAGAAAATCCTCCCGTAATAATAAGGCATCGGACACCAACATTAAGAATAGCCATTTGGGCATCTTCACGATTGCCAATTAAAATAATATTATCGAATCCAAAGTAACTTTTAATTTTATTAACGATTGAGTCCACCTTCATTGCCCCAATAATCAGATTACCATTTGGGAAAGCAGTATCTTTTTCACCAACAATTAAAGTTCCATTTAAACATCGAATGATATTTTGAACAGTCGTATTTACCAATCTATCTGTTTCAATATTTGTTTCTGCAATGAGGAGCGAGGCAATTTTTTTAATATCAATCGTGCCCTTAAGCTCTGAATTTTTTACAATTGGCACCATTAAAAATCCTTTTTCTTTCATTATATCCAGGACATTTTTAATTGGTGAATCAATATTGACAAGGATAGGAGAGGGAGTCATTACATCTTCTACTCTTAGATAAAGGTCTCTAATGACCAGTGGCGGCTCAACTTCAAAATAATCAAGAACAAATCTGGTTTCATCATTTATTTCACCAGCGCTGACGGGTTTAACATTTTTGTCACCTAAAGTTTTCCTTAACTCAGCATAGGCAATAGCCGAAACAACAGAATCTGTGTCTGGACTTTTATGTCCGATAATTAAAATTAAATCTTGTTGTGGCACATTAAACTCCTTTTCAAAATTAGAATTCCCGCAGGAAGATTAATTCATTTATAATTGAAGCAAATTGTCGTGGTAAAAAGGCTAATAGAATCTTGACCACCCAATATAAGTGGGGAATAATTTGAGAGGAGTTAATTAACTTGTTGGCAAATGGCAATTTAGCTAAAATTATAACGATAATTACCGCGATTATCACTCCTCGAACAAAACCAAATGCTATCCCTCCAACCCTATCTAACCAGTTTAGCGATAATTTCTTTAATGTTTTTTGAAGAAAGACTCCAATAAGATTTATCAAGACACACACAATTAAAAATATAAGACCATAGGCAATTATATCTGCCCAAAAGGATGATTTGATAAATCGGATTAAAAACAGGGCTATTTTTGAATATAGTAGATTAGCCACTATAATCCCGGCTATTATCGAGAGCAGTGAGAATACTTCTTTTATCAGCCCTCTAAACAGACCAAAAACCATACTGATAATGATAATGACTAAAAAGAAAATATCTAATGGATTCATTTCTCCTGTAAATAGCCGATGTCAGACGTAAGACAAGGCTTATTGCTTTTTCATAAATAGGTTCCTCTTTTGGGGAGAGCGATAGCAAGAAGAACTTTAATGTAAATATCAAAATGCAAATATCAAAATTACAATGCAAAATGCAAAAATACTTGTAAATTAACAAAGTAGCTGGAGAATATTTTGATTTTTGATTTGTAATTTTACATTTTGATGTTTGATTTTTAATTTATTTCCCCTGAA from the bacterium genome contains:
- a CDS encoding CvpA family protein — translated: MNPLDIFFLVIIIISMVFGLFRGLIKEVFSLLSIIAGIIVANLLYSKIALFLIRFIKSSFWADIIAYGLIFLIVCVLINLIGVFLQKTLKKLSLNWLDRVGGIAFGFVRGVIIAVIIVIILAKLPFANKLINSSQIIPHLYWVVKILLAFLPRQFASIINELIFLREF
- a CDS encoding TusE/DsrC/DsvC family sulfur relay protein, with amino-acid sequence MPGFEFKGKTYETDEEGYLQNLDDWTEEVAVHIAKTEDIELDERRWEVVNFLRNYYKEYQIAPMIKILIKEMAKMFGPEKGNNKYLYELFPAGPAKQACKIAGLPKPTGCV
- the glyQ gene encoding glycine--tRNA ligase subunit alpha, which gives rise to MTFQEIILNLQSFWKSQGCLVTQPYDIEVGAGTFNPATFLRVLGPEPWKVAYVEPSRRPTDGRYGENPNRLQHYYQFQVIIKPSPENIQQTYLNSLIALGINPLEHDIRFVEDDWESPTLGAAGLGWEVWLDGMEVTQFTYFQQVGSLPLEPISVELTYGLERITMYLQGKNSVFDIEWGNGVKYGEVHHQTEVEFSKYNFEAANVKMYFKLFQMFEKEAIRLIKKDLIFPAYDCVLKCSHTFNILDARGAISVTERTGYIARIRNLARQCAQGYIKIRETMGFPLVNKSKHSPEN
- a CDS encoding putative manganese-dependent inorganic diphosphatase — its product is MPQQDLILIIGHKSPDTDSVVSAIAYAELRKTLGDKNVKPVSAGEINDETRFVLDYFEVEPPLVIRDLYLRVEDVMTPSPILVNIDSPIKNVLDIMKEKGFLMVPIVKNSELKGTIDIKKIASLLIAETNIETDRLVNTTVQNIIRCLNGTLIVGEKDTAFPNGNLIIGAMKVDSIVNKIKSYFGFDNIILIGNREDAQMAILNVGVRCLIITGGFSPAQEVVDLATKSNTTLIISPYDTITSVRLTKLSAGVETLMNTNIPSLTPETRLNEAKGMIINSPARSMPVVDELGKVIGIITARDLLQAMGRKVILVDHNEIFQSAEGIEEAEIIEIIDHHRLGDIQSRMPILFTGEPVGSTATLIAARYEQHFISPSKKIAGILLAGILSDTLIFKSTTTTQKDITIAKKLALAANVDINEFGLDMFRHSSIIEKKSVKEIILANYKEYKIENKNIGIGQFETVDSYNLLKLKDLFLKELNILKEQHKLELAMMLITDILKEGSNLIFAGNPKIIELAFEGIDEELFLKGIFSRKKQVLPAMGKGLKLFYQGM
- a CDS encoding cobyrinate a,c-diamide synthase, giving the protein MSRIIISAAHRSSGKTTICIGLCAALRKRGLIIQPFKKGPDYIDPMWLTAAAGKECLNLDFFMMGEKKICEAFQQASQDTDLSLIEGNMGFYDGLDIDGKDSTSYLSKILKTPVLLVIDASRMTYGVAPLVFGYQHFDPDNLISGIILNNVASTRHEVKLKEAIYKHSDLEILGAIPRLSEIEIKERHLGLIPIKEELNLISVIESIAAVIQNYVDLDKVISLSKDAFSLPTLKKQEYQIPSPVVKIGIARDPVFTFYYKDNLDALARAGAELVPFNTLTDDKLPQVDGLYFGGGFPEIFIESLSKNKSLLTDIRTSIEQGIPVYAECGGLMYLARNISYQGITKEMVGAIPCDICVYEKPQGHGYVILQTTTKNQWFNFDGKIRGHEFHYSQITNPAQLDFGYNVIRGKGVNGRHDGIIYKNVIASYTHFHSLGVPHWAQQFVSFVERGKAYK
- a CDS encoding GxxExxY protein — its product is MEKWRKEELTDRIINACINVHKKLGPGFLESIYHNALKVEFARQNIIFESEKEVKIFYQGVEVGVHRLDLFVEDEIVVEIKTVEEISGKYYNQVRSYLRAVDKEIGLLVNFADSRIDVRRVEQEKV